CACGATGGCGACATTCACGACCAGGATGACGGCGCCGAGCCACGTCGGGCGGCGGGAGAGCTCCAACAACTCGAGGGGTACATAGATGGCGCCACTCACGGCGCCCAGAACCTCGGCCCACACCCTTTCGTGGAACAAACCGTAGGCCTCCGCCAGACGCAAGACCGCATACCCGGCCGCGCCGAGCGCCAGCCAGACCAGGCCGC
This window of the Deltaproteobacteria bacterium genome carries:
- a CDS encoding DUF2127 domain-containing protein; translated protein: GLVWLALGAAGYAVLRLAEAYGLFHERVWAEVLGAVSGAIYVPLELLELSRRPTWLGAVILVVNVAIVVVMVRALQHQTSRRPAMPGRGAGGHR